One region of Lampris incognitus isolate fLamInc1 chromosome 12, fLamInc1.hap2, whole genome shotgun sequence genomic DNA includes:
- the LOC130121505 gene encoding probable G-protein coupled receptor 21: protein MMNSTLDPLNETSANLLPPNISAPFCLLEVGYSNVLNTCLLEASIILLLTVLIISGNLVVIFVFHCAPLLSQHTTSAFIQTMAYADLLVGVSCLFPSLALLHHIQGLDPKLTCQVFGYLVSVLKSVSMVSLACVSVDRYIAITQPLTYTSLVTPCRVRCCIALIWLYSAVVFLPSFLGWGKPGYHGDVVEWCAVEWRTRPAFTSFIVALLYAPAALTVCFTYANIFKICRQHTREISERHARYRPQQQGLGGTEGSVAVVKDNSGVDKFTHLSQHHTPQKHQPQLQHSPAPYPDKRYAMVLFRITSVFYILWLPYILYFLLESGGIYHHSAVSFLTTWLAISNSFCNCLIYSLSNSAFRKGLKRLCSFCLQRSSGGSSSLDVRKTKKAFFGPTGQKCRGPGNGFDHKDIAGGTTCHV from the coding sequence ATGATGAACTCCACCCTGGATCCATTGAACGAGACCTCTGCAAACCTTCTTCCCCCCAACATCTCTGCTCCCTTCTGCCTACTGGAGGTAGGCTACTCCAACGTCTTAAACACCTGCCTCCTGGAAGCTTCTATTATACTTCTCCTTACTGTTCTCATTATCTCTGGAAATTTGGTGGTAATCTTTGTTTTTCACTGCGCTCCCTTGCTCAGCCAGCACACCACCAGTGCTTTCATCCAGACTATGGCCTATGCTGATCTGTTGGTAGGGGTGAGCTGCCTCTTCCCCTCCCTTGCCCTTCTTCATCATATACAGGGTCTGGACCCCAAACTCACCTGCCAGGTATTTGGGTACCTGGTATCGGTTTTGAAGTCTGTTTCTATGGTGTCTTTAGCCTGTGTAAGTGTAGACCGCTACATTGCCATCACACAgcccctgacctacacgtctctgGTGACACCTTGCCGGGTCCGCTGCTGCATTGCCCTGATATGGTTGTACTCGGCCGTGGTCTTCCTGCCGTCATTTTTGGGTTGGGGGAAGCCAGGTTACCATGGCGATGTGGTGGAGTGGTGTGCTGTTGAATGGAGGACAAGACCAGCATTCACCTCATTTATTGTGGCATTGCTCTATGCCCCTGCTGCACTTACCGTCTGCTTCACTTACGCCAACATCTTCAAGATCTGCCGCCAACACACCCGGGAGATCAGTGAGCGCCACGCACGCTACCGACCACAACAGCAGGGCCTGGGGGGTACAGAAGGATCAGTGGCTGTGGTCAAGGACAACAGTGGGGTGGATAAATTTACCCACTTATCGCAGCATCACACACCCCAAAAACACCAACCCCAGCTACAGCATTCCCCGGCACCATACCCAGACAAGAGGTACGCCATGGTGCTGTTCCGTATCACCAGCGTGTTCTACATCCTGTGGTTGCCCTACATCCTCTACTTTCTGTTAGAGAGTGGAGGGATTTACCATCACTCAGCAgtctccttcctcaccacatggcTGGCCATAAGCAACAGCTTCTGCAACTGTCTCATCTATAGCCTGTCTAACTCTGCCTTCCGGAAAGGTCTCAAACGCCTCTGCTCCTTCTGTCTGCAGCGCAGCAGTGGCGGCAGCAGCAGCCTCGACGTTAGAAAAACGAAAAAGGCCTTTTTTGGGCCTACTGGACAGAAGTGTAGAGGACCCGGTAATGGATTTGACCATAAAGATATAGCAGGTGGAACAACGTGTCATGTCTAG